A stretch of Candidatus Binataceae bacterium DNA encodes these proteins:
- a CDS encoding isoprenylcysteine carboxylmethyltransferase family protein, whose protein sequence is MPARSAFYSTRPFLIAQSLGFCALIGLTLFGCAGRLDIRFFWAYLIVCAALFTAAALTIEPDLFQERIRPGGQPLQLRYYALLLPPFAHWCIAGLDVGRFHWSDTVAPFLRVIGLAIFAFALALITWAMSTNRFFSSIIRLQKDRGHQLVTGGPYRWVRHPGYIAGLLFCLSSAVALGSWLAMIPAALCVPMLLNRTVAEDRFLKDNLKGYSAYAERVRYRWVPGIW, encoded by the coding sequence ATGCCTGCGAGGAGCGCGTTTTACTCAACCCGGCCGTTCCTGATCGCTCAGTCGCTCGGCTTCTGCGCGCTGATCGGGCTTACGCTGTTCGGATGCGCCGGCAGGCTGGATATCCGGTTCTTCTGGGCGTATCTAATCGTGTGCGCCGCGCTTTTCACTGCGGCGGCGCTGACGATTGAGCCGGACCTCTTCCAGGAGCGCATCAGGCCCGGCGGCCAGCCGCTCCAACTTCGTTATTACGCATTGCTGCTGCCGCCGTTTGCGCACTGGTGTATCGCCGGACTCGACGTCGGCCGTTTCCACTGGTCCGATACGGTGGCGCCCTTTCTCCGGGTGATTGGCCTCGCGATCTTCGCGTTCGCGCTCGCGCTGATCACCTGGGCGATGAGCACCAACCGGTTTTTCTCCTCGATCATCCGGCTGCAGAAGGATCGCGGCCATCAGCTGGTGACCGGCGGCCCCTATCGATGGGTCAGGCATCCGGGGTACATCGCAGGACTGCTTTTCTGTCTGTCGAGCGCAGTGGCGCTGGGTTCGTGGCTTGCGATGATTCCGGCCGCGCTGTGCGTGCCCATGCTGCTCAATCGCACCGTGGCCGAGGATCGGTTTCTGAAGGACAATCTAAAGGGATATTCGGCTTACGCGGAGAGAGTGCGCTACCGTTGGGTTCCCGGAATCTGGTAG
- a CDS encoding LLM class flavin-dependent oxidoreductase: MKIGYMPDTHSGVYDQPVPSRETVAAFADQLLEEGEQAERSGFDGVFFPERHARTECVFPPPLIIMAALAARTRKVDLGTMVLQPPLYNPMHLAEDVAMVDNLSRGRVRLGIGMGYHPDYFNLFGEPHKQRFSRFEESIEILRGAWSSTGKYSFHGKRYHFDDVLLSPKPYQPGGPPLWIGAAYPEAIKRAGRLGDAWAILPFWDSYETLRAQADLYREEAAKSGRRAMVVLMRDGWVARTQEEAERTFGELWVQDMLYYYRYGLLTPNPEFRSEADFTVAKLRKFLVLGDPATCVERARYWCDALGADYLIIRSRVPLGPRRAETMQCLQLFGEEVLPHLR; this comes from the coding sequence ATGAAGATCGGATATATGCCCGACACGCATAGCGGCGTCTACGACCAGCCGGTTCCGTCGCGCGAGACGGTCGCCGCCTTCGCCGACCAGCTGCTGGAGGAGGGCGAACAGGCCGAGCGCAGCGGCTTCGACGGCGTCTTTTTTCCGGAGCGCCACGCCCGCACCGAGTGCGTGTTTCCACCGCCGCTGATCATCATGGCGGCGCTGGCCGCGCGCACGCGCAAGGTCGATTTGGGCACGATGGTCCTGCAGCCGCCGCTGTACAACCCGATGCATCTTGCCGAAGACGTCGCCATGGTCGATAACCTGTCGCGCGGGCGGGTCAGACTGGGGATCGGGATGGGCTATCATCCGGATTACTTCAATCTGTTCGGCGAGCCGCACAAGCAGCGCTTCTCGCGTTTCGAGGAATCGATCGAAATTCTCCGCGGCGCGTGGTCGAGCACGGGAAAATATTCGTTTCACGGCAAGCGCTATCATTTCGACGACGTCCTGCTCTCGCCCAAGCCCTACCAGCCGGGCGGACCGCCGCTCTGGATCGGCGCCGCCTATCCCGAAGCGATCAAGCGCGCCGGGCGGCTTGGAGACGCGTGGGCGATTTTGCCCTTCTGGGATTCATACGAGACGCTGCGCGCCCAGGCCGATCTCTACCGCGAGGAGGCGGCGAAGAGCGGCCGGCGCGCGATGGTCGTCCTGATGCGCGACGGATGGGTCGCGCGGACGCAGGAAGAGGCCGAGCGCACCTTCGGCGAGCTGTGGGTCCAGGACATGCTCTACTACTACCGCTACGGTCTGCTGACGCCGAATCCCGAGTTTCGCAGCGAAGCGGATTTCACCGTGGCGAAGTTGCGCAAGTTCCTGGTGCTGGGCGATCCGGCGACCTGCGTCGAACGCGCGCGCTACTGGTGCGACGCGCTCGGCGCCGACTATCTGATCATCCGCAGCCGCGTGCCGCTCGGCCCGCGCCGCGCCGAGACGATGCAATGTCTGCAGCTTTTCGGCGAAGAAGTGCTGCCGCATCTGCGCTAG
- a CDS encoding amidohydrolase family protein, whose product MRIITLEDHFATPMFQQKFPSGNVPGYNFLADRSGYLGYDIAAELSNLGETRIAAMDAAGIDMQVVSLTMPGCEYFDGDTAIAMATDANDRLSEAVRKHPDRLAGFASIPTAIPAAAARELERAVTRLGFKGAMVNGHVHGEYLDNRKYWAIFECAQALNVPIYLHPTIPHPDVFKTYFKGFEELATPAWGFAMETCTHFLRLVFAGLFDACPNLKMILGHLGEGLPFWIHRLNDHTQFAARRRGLKRTPAEYLTQNLMVTTSGNFFAPAFLCTLMALGADNIMFSVDWPYESNRTATDWLSHLQISEQDKEKICHLNAERVLHL is encoded by the coding sequence GTGAGGATAATCACGCTCGAAGATCATTTTGCTACGCCGATGTTCCAGCAGAAGTTTCCGAGCGGGAACGTGCCCGGATACAATTTTCTGGCCGATCGCAGTGGCTATCTCGGATACGACATCGCGGCCGAGCTCTCGAACCTCGGCGAGACGCGGATTGCGGCGATGGATGCGGCGGGAATCGACATGCAGGTCGTGTCGCTGACGATGCCCGGATGCGAATACTTCGACGGCGACACCGCGATCGCGATGGCGACCGACGCCAACGACCGGTTGTCCGAAGCGGTCCGCAAGCATCCGGATCGCCTCGCCGGATTTGCTTCGATACCCACCGCGATCCCCGCCGCTGCCGCCAGAGAGCTGGAGCGCGCGGTTACCAGGCTCGGCTTCAAGGGCGCGATGGTCAACGGTCACGTCCACGGCGAGTATCTCGACAATCGCAAGTACTGGGCAATCTTCGAATGCGCGCAGGCGTTGAACGTGCCGATTTACCTGCATCCGACGATTCCGCATCCGGACGTGTTCAAGACCTATTTCAAGGGTTTCGAAGAGCTCGCGACGCCGGCCTGGGGCTTTGCGATGGAAACGTGCACGCATTTCCTGAGACTGGTATTCGCCGGGCTGTTCGACGCGTGTCCGAATCTAAAAATGATCCTCGGTCATCTAGGCGAAGGCCTGCCGTTCTGGATTCATCGTCTGAACGACCATACTCAATTCGCCGCGAGGCGCCGCGGCTTGAAGCGGACGCCGGCCGAATATCTGACGCAGAACCTGATGGTCACGACGAGCGGCAACTTTTTCGCGCCCGCGTTTTTGTGCACGCTGATGGCGCTTGGCGCGGATAACATCATGTTCTCGGTTGACTGGCCCTATGAGTCGAATCGCACCGCGACCGATTGGCTGAGTCATCTGCAAATCAGCGAGCAGGACAAGGAAAAGATCTGTCATCTTAACGCCGAGCGCGTGCTGCACTTGTAG
- a CDS encoding LLM class flavin-dependent oxidoreductase — MKFMYFFLPSIPGTLEERRSLRPIASRTERWQRMIEEVVEIAQLAEEVGFDAVCFPEHHLHSEGLEMGSLPVLTQHVIHNTKRIKVGPIGYVLPGWNPLRLALEIAWLDQLTKGRTFVGFARGYQARWLNQMAQKIHVTATTSDKSETDRVNREAFEEVFRFLKLAWGDEPFRFKGKYYEYPSPQEGIQWPPHKWTREYGFPGEVDEEGRIQKINVVPKPYQRPHPPLFQAFSISEETVRWCAREGITPTILISQPPLLRKLVEAYQEDGRKAGRQLKLGESVGVLRAVYLAENHAQAEKLAEDGVIGTAFREFFYHFGFFEAWREAGDDAKYGKKMLPPEEATIARMERADFAYLGTVADVRRRMDELVENAHPEWFVWQGDQGLLPLAEARRQVEIFGKELLPRYK, encoded by the coding sequence ATGAAATTCATGTACTTTTTTCTCCCCAGCATTCCGGGAACGCTCGAAGAGCGGCGCTCGCTGCGCCCGATCGCGAGCCGCACCGAGCGCTGGCAGCGCATGATCGAAGAAGTGGTCGAGATCGCGCAGTTGGCGGAGGAAGTTGGTTTCGACGCGGTCTGCTTTCCCGAGCATCATCTGCACAGCGAAGGCCTCGAGATGGGCAGCCTGCCGGTGCTGACCCAGCACGTGATCCACAACACCAAGCGGATCAAGGTCGGCCCGATCGGCTACGTGCTGCCGGGATGGAATCCGCTTCGGCTCGCGCTCGAAATCGCGTGGCTGGACCAGTTGACCAAGGGCCGGACCTTCGTCGGCTTCGCGCGCGGCTACCAGGCCCGCTGGCTCAACCAGATGGCGCAGAAGATCCACGTCACCGCGACCACCAGCGACAAGAGCGAAACCGACCGCGTCAATCGCGAGGCCTTCGAGGAGGTCTTCCGCTTCCTGAAGCTCGCGTGGGGCGACGAACCGTTCCGCTTCAAGGGCAAGTACTACGAATATCCCTCCCCGCAGGAAGGGATTCAGTGGCCGCCGCACAAATGGACGCGCGAGTACGGCTTTCCCGGCGAGGTCGATGAGGAGGGGCGCATCCAGAAGATCAACGTGGTGCCGAAGCCGTATCAGCGGCCGCATCCGCCGCTCTTCCAGGCCTTCTCGATCAGCGAGGAGACCGTGCGCTGGTGCGCGCGCGAGGGAATCACGCCGACCATCCTGATTTCGCAGCCGCCGCTTTTGCGCAAGCTGGTCGAGGCGTACCAGGAAGATGGGCGCAAGGCCGGCCGCCAGTTGAAGCTCGGAGAGAGCGTCGGCGTGCTGCGCGCCGTGTATCTCGCGGAGAATCACGCGCAGGCGGAGAAATTGGCCGAGGATGGAGTGATCGGCACCGCGTTCCGCGAATTCTTCTACCATTTCGGCTTCTTCGAAGCCTGGCGCGAGGCCGGGGACGACGCTAAGTACGGCAAGAAGATGCTGCCGCCGGAAGAGGCGACGATCGCGCGGATGGAACGAGCGGACTTTGCCTATCTGGGCACCGTCGCTGACGTGCGGCGCAGGATGGACGAGCTGGTCGAGAACGCGCATCCGGAATGGTTCGTCTGGCAGGGCGACCAGGGATTGCTGCCGCTCGCGGAGGCGCGGAGACAGGTCGAGATCTTCGGCAAGGAACTGCTCCCGCGTTACAAGTAG
- a CDS encoding SDR family NAD(P)-dependent oxidoreductase, with translation MAREPDPGKHKHRVSLVSGGNRGIGFEVVRQLAALGHTVILGSRDLAKGEAAARAIGDGVPERVIAARLDVTDLAGVEDAVKEIDRRFGALDVLINNAAIHYDTWQTAVAADVEGVVRDAFETNLLGAWRMIRACVPLMRRNRYGRIVNVSSGAGAISSMGAGTPAYSTSKAALNALTIIVADELRDSGILVNAVCPGWVATEMGGAGGRPVAEGAAGIVWAATLPDRGPTGGFFRDRKPISW, from the coding sequence ATGGCTCGCGAACCCGACCCCGGCAAACACAAACATCGCGTCTCCCTGGTCAGCGGCGGCAACCGCGGGATCGGATTCGAGGTCGTCCGCCAGCTTGCCGCGCTCGGCCACACCGTGATTCTCGGTTCGCGGGACCTCGCCAAGGGCGAGGCCGCGGCGCGCGCGATCGGCGACGGCGTTCCGGAACGCGTGATCGCCGCGCGTCTGGACGTGACGGATCTGGCGGGCGTCGAGGATGCCGTCAAAGAGATCGATCGGCGCTTCGGCGCGCTCGACGTCCTGATCAACAACGCCGCCATCCACTACGACACCTGGCAAACCGCCGTCGCCGCCGACGTCGAAGGCGTCGTGCGCGACGCGTTCGAGACCAACCTGCTTGGCGCATGGCGGATGATTCGCGCCTGCGTGCCGCTGATGCGGCGAAACCGGTATGGGCGAATCGTCAACGTGTCGAGCGGGGCCGGCGCGATCTCCTCGATGGGCGCCGGTACGCCGGCGTACTCGACGAGCAAGGCGGCGCTCAACGCGCTGACGATAATCGTCGCCGACGAACTCCGCGATAGTGGAATCCTGGTCAATGCAGTGTGTCCGGGATGGGTCGCGACCGAGATGGGCGGAGCGGGCGGGCGGCCGGTCGCCGAGGGCGCCGCCGGTATCGTATGGGCGGCCACCCTGCCCGACCGCGGGCCGACCGGCGGCTTCTTCCGCGACCGCAAGCCGATTAGCTGGTGA
- a CDS encoding acyl-CoA dehydrogenase family protein — protein MDFKIPAEIAAYLDELDEFIEREIKPLERENDNIRFFDHRREWARTDFERGGLPRHEWEALLGEMRRRADRAGHYRFALPREYGGKDGSNLAMAIIREHLAAKGLGLHNDLQNESSIVGNLPTVLMFRDFGTREQKDTFIPGILDGSLSVAFGLTEPNHGSDATWMETRAVRDGDGWRINGAKIWNTGLHVATHDFVFARTSGRDGGAKGITCFIVPVKSEGFKIEEYLWTFNMPTDHPRISLTDVYVPSDATLGDPENGLEVAQHFVHENRIRQAASSLGAAQYCINESVKYAKERKPFGKPLATNQAIQWPLVEHQTEAAMLRALIYKTAWEMDQMSKPDVAEKLSDKVAMCNYRANRLVCEAADRAMQVHGGIGYSRHKPFEHIYRHHRRYRITEGAEEIQMRRVAQVMFGFGSRGKASE, from the coding sequence TTGGATTTCAAAATACCGGCAGAAATCGCCGCATACCTCGACGAGCTCGACGAATTTATCGAGCGCGAGATCAAACCGCTCGAGCGCGAAAACGACAACATCCGCTTCTTCGACCATCGCCGCGAATGGGCGCGCACCGACTTCGAGCGCGGCGGCCTGCCGCGCCATGAATGGGAGGCGCTGCTGGGCGAGATGCGCCGGCGCGCCGATCGCGCGGGGCATTACCGCTTCGCGCTGCCCAGGGAGTACGGCGGCAAGGACGGCTCGAACCTGGCGATGGCGATTATCCGCGAGCACCTGGCGGCCAAGGGGCTCGGGCTGCACAACGATCTTCAGAACGAAAGCTCGATCGTCGGCAACCTGCCGACGGTCCTGATGTTCCGCGATTTCGGCACCAGGGAGCAGAAGGACACGTTCATTCCCGGAATCCTCGACGGCTCGCTAAGCGTCGCGTTCGGGTTGACCGAGCCGAATCACGGCTCCGATGCGACCTGGATGGAGACGCGCGCGGTGCGCGACGGCGACGGCTGGCGCATCAACGGCGCGAAGATCTGGAACACGGGGCTGCACGTCGCGACCCACGACTTCGTATTCGCGCGGACCAGCGGACGCGACGGCGGCGCGAAGGGCATCACCTGCTTCATCGTGCCGGTCAAGAGCGAAGGCTTCAAAATTGAAGAATATCTCTGGACCTTCAACATGCCGACCGACCATCCGCGCATCTCGCTCACCGACGTCTATGTTCCGAGCGACGCGACGCTCGGCGACCCGGAAAACGGGCTCGAGGTCGCGCAGCATTTCGTGCACGAGAACCGCATCCGGCAGGCGGCGTCGTCGTTGGGCGCGGCGCAATATTGCATCAACGAAAGCGTCAAGTACGCCAAGGAGCGTAAGCCTTTCGGCAAGCCGCTCGCGACCAACCAGGCGATCCAGTGGCCGCTCGTCGAGCATCAGACCGAGGCCGCGATGCTGCGCGCACTGATCTATAAGACCGCGTGGGAGATGGATCAGATGTCGAAGCCCGACGTCGCGGAGAAGCTGTCGGACAAGGTGGCGATGTGCAACTATCGCGCGAACCGGCTGGTCTGCGAGGCGGCCGATCGCGCTATGCAGGTGCACGGCGGTATCGGCTATTCGCGCCACAAGCCGTTCGAGCACATCTACCGCCATCATCGCCGCTACCGGATTACCGAAGGCGCGGAGGAGATCCAGATGCGGCGCGTTGCGCAGGTGATGTTCGGTTTCGGCAGCCGCGGCAAGGCGAGCGAATAG
- a CDS encoding phosphotransferase family protein, whose amino-acid sequence MSDDVFLNRLETALARHTGKPAKVYDLQRLTGGANRTTMAFDAGGAKQSEPRRPCILQLGTQNFDRVTGIVPQITPAEQARVMIAAARAGAPAPRVIAILEAADGLGEGYITERVAGETLGPRIVRDERFAAARGVMAGQCGEILAAIHRIDPADAPFLMRQDPAEHVAAHRRIVDSYNFKLPALELALRWAAENAPRDRRLAVLHGDFRTGNLIVGEDGIRCVLDWELGQIGDPMQDLGWLCIRTWRFGGAGPVGGFGSRADLFAAYEKASGYPVDPAHVRFWEAFGNIKWAVDCLMLGTRGIEEVGIERSAIGRRIEEPLWDFFELIESRE is encoded by the coding sequence ATGAGCGACGACGTGTTTTTGAACCGGCTCGAAACGGCACTCGCACGCCACACCGGCAAGCCGGCGAAGGTGTACGATCTTCAGCGGCTGACCGGCGGCGCAAATCGGACGACGATGGCGTTCGACGCGGGCGGGGCCAAGCAGAGCGAGCCGCGCCGCCCGTGCATCCTTCAGCTGGGCACGCAGAATTTCGATCGCGTCACCGGCATCGTGCCGCAGATAACGCCCGCCGAGCAGGCGCGGGTGATGATCGCGGCGGCGCGCGCCGGCGCTCCGGCGCCGCGGGTCATCGCGATCCTGGAGGCGGCCGACGGCCTCGGCGAGGGCTACATCACGGAACGCGTCGCGGGCGAAACCCTGGGGCCGCGAATCGTGCGCGACGAGCGGTTCGCGGCGGCGCGGGGCGTGATGGCTGGGCAGTGCGGCGAGATTCTCGCCGCGATCCATCGCATCGACCCGGCCGACGCGCCGTTCCTGATGCGCCAGGACCCTGCCGAACACGTCGCGGCGCATCGCCGGATCGTCGACAGCTACAACTTCAAACTGCCCGCGCTCGAACTGGCGCTTAGATGGGCCGCGGAGAACGCGCCGCGCGATCGGCGGCTCGCCGTTCTGCACGGCGATTTCCGCACCGGCAACCTGATCGTCGGCGAAGACGGCATCCGCTGCGTGTTGGACTGGGAACTCGGGCAGATCGGCGATCCGATGCAGGACCTCGGATGGCTCTGCATCAGGACCTGGCGCTTCGGCGGCGCCGGACCGGTCGGCGGGTTCGGCTCGCGCGCCGACCTCTTCGCCGCGTATGAGAAAGCGAGCGGCTATCCGGTCGATCCCGCGCATGTCAGGTTCTGGGAGGCGTTCGGCAACATCAAATGGGCGGTGGATTGCCTGATGCTGGGGACGCGCGGAATCGAGGAAGTGGGTATCGAACGCTCGGCGATCGGCCGCCGAATCGAAGAGCCGCTGTGGGATTTCTTCGAACTGATCGAGAGTCGCGAATAG
- a CDS encoding DUF6285 domain-containing protein — protein MPQSMPSAPVLLTAAVKYLEEELLPTLTGYHRFQTRVTANVLNIVRRELELRGAQAAAERARLGALVGHDGEVERLSAELCDLIRRGAIDLNAPDLRAHIRQALADALAINNPKWPGR, from the coding sequence ATGCCGCAGAGCATGCCGAGCGCTCCAGTTCTCCTGACCGCGGCGGTGAAATATCTCGAAGAGGAATTGCTGCCGACGTTGACCGGGTACCATCGCTTTCAGACCCGCGTGACGGCGAACGTGCTGAATATCGTGCGGCGAGAGCTGGAATTGCGCGGCGCTCAGGCGGCGGCAGAGCGCGCGCGGCTGGGCGCGCTGGTCGGCCACGACGGCGAGGTCGAACGGCTTAGCGCGGAGCTATGCGATTTGATTCGCCGCGGCGCGATCGATTTGAACGCCCCGGATTTGCGCGCCCATATACGCCAGGCGCTGGCCGACGCGCTTGCGATAAACAATCCGAAGTGGCCGGGCCGCTAA
- a CDS encoding isocitrate lyase/phosphoenolpyruvate mutase family protein, with product MASLREMVSGPSLVEAPVVFNPLCAKLAEAAGFRALYLGGGGFGYIQCVTEANLTLTEMVRIGIDIRTVSRLPLILDGACGWGDPMHLHRTINMVEAAGFAGIEIEDQLMPKRAHHHIGIEHMIDPGLMCAKIREAVKARRGPDFVIIGRTNALRSSTMDDALGRAEAYRAAGADVLLVMAQKAEHFRHLGERLAPPLMTLTSDGQLRKMGLTKADLEALGFRLLVDAMTPVLLFHQTMKQCYQAIANGDSAGLLAPQGLGHAQNELHRTIGLDVMLGVERETVEK from the coding sequence ATGGCAAGCCTGCGTGAAATGGTAAGCGGCCCTTCGCTCGTCGAGGCGCCGGTCGTCTTCAATCCACTCTGCGCAAAGCTCGCCGAGGCCGCGGGCTTCCGCGCGCTTTACCTGGGCGGCGGCGGTTTCGGCTATATCCAGTGCGTCACCGAGGCCAACCTGACGCTGACCGAAATGGTGCGGATCGGGATCGACATCCGCACCGTCTCCCGGCTGCCGCTCATCCTTGACGGCGCGTGCGGATGGGGCGATCCGATGCATCTGCACCGCACGATCAACATGGTCGAGGCGGCGGGCTTTGCGGGAATCGAGATCGAAGATCAGCTGATGCCCAAGCGCGCGCACCATCATATCGGCATCGAGCACATGATCGACCCGGGCCTGATGTGCGCGAAAATCCGCGAGGCCGTCAAAGCGCGCCGCGGCCCCGACTTCGTGATCATCGGGCGCACCAACGCGCTCCGCTCGAGCACGATGGACGACGCGCTCGGCCGCGCCGAGGCCTACCGCGCCGCGGGCGCCGACGTGCTTCTGGTGATGGCGCAAAAGGCCGAGCACTTCCGCCATCTCGGCGAACGCCTCGCGCCGCCGCTGATGACGCTGACCAGCGACGGGCAGTTGCGAAAAATGGGGCTGACCAAGGCCGACCTCGAGGCGCTCGGCTTCCGGTTGCTGGTCGACGCGATGACCCCGGTCCTGCTGTTTCATCAGACGATGAAACAGTGCTATCAGGCGATCGCGAACGGCGATTCCGCCGGCCTCCTTGCGCCGCAGGGGCTCGGCCACGCGCAAAACGAGCTCCATCGGACCATCGGCCTCGACGTGATGCTCGGGGTCGAGCGCGAGACCGTGGAGAAGTAG